One bacterium BMS3Abin02 genomic window carries:
- the rpoC gene encoding DNA-directed RNA polymerase subunit beta', which produces MRQLFDELKISLATTDQIRSWSYGEVKKPETINYRTLKPEKDGLFDERIFGPTKDWECYCGKYKRIRYKGIVCERCGVEVTRSKVRRERMGHIELAAPVTHIWFFKGVPSRLGYLLDMSPKELEKVIYFAAYLVTYVDEERRQKDLPELEETMRAELEVISEELEEWQAARLERLEEELSQMEEGGAKAQEISARRREGEKEIKERAERAARESELVEEAFDTFRSMGPKTLVESEPLWRQIVERYDSYYVGGMGAEAIKDLLGRVDLDAEMERLISDLDARSAQRRHRATQRMKVVKPFYEGKNDPTAMILEAVPVIPPELRPMVQLDGGRFATSDLNDLYRRVINRNNRLKRLLDLGAPEIIINNEKRMLQEAVDALFDNGRRGRAVTGPGNRALKSLSDMLKGKQGRFRQNLLGKRVDYSARSVIVVGPSLKLHQCGLPKVMALELFKPFVMKKLVDQDLAQNIKSAKRMVERHRPQVWDVLADVIQEHPVFLNRAPTLHRLGIQAFEPVLVEGKAIQIHPLVCEAFNADFDGDQMAVHLPLSAEAQAEARVLMLSANNVLSPASGRPIVTPSQDMVIGVYYLSEIVEDEKGAGSIFSNVDEAVMAYESGQVSLHAPVKIRVGEIAGSPEMHDLLKGSLGSLLTEEPVDGSRRLDTTVGRAILNGVFPLNFPYVDAVVMKSDLRRLIEEIIANYKKNEVQKFLDGIKDLGFHYSTRAGLTIGLGDVKTPPEKGKIIAKYEKVAEKVQQQFLKGVITDDERRQELIEIWMRATDEVKDAMEVTLKSEKFNPIDMMIRSGARGNVMQARQIAGMRGLVANPKGDIIPRPIISNFREGLSVLEYFISTHGARKGLADTALRTADSGYLTRRLVDVSQEVIVSEQDCQSDRGIVLPVRDEYDRPIRNAHTSLFSRTLAEDVKVGRKLVETDHGVKLRAGTIIGRPEILALSNAVEVKKVKVRSVLTCASEYGVCGTCYGMSLATGRPVELGEAVGIMGAQSIGEPGTQLTMRTFHTGGVAGADITHGLPRVVELFEARTPKGKAVLAEVGGVVHVEEDEEGRRVIVDGPEGEATYAISRRARLLVQEGFEIEPGTPLTQGSLDPKEVLEISGVRTAQKYLVDQVQNVYRSQGVDIHDKHIELIVRQMLRRIRVVSVNESSFLPAELVDERRFRDANRALVSEGKTPAEGRAELMGITKASLATDSWLSAASFQETTRVLTEASISAKSDHMRGLKENVIIGKLIPAGTGSKLYQSIEPVLPDAAPMSALGLFGEPVPSTSEEDMLPADPAEWLASLGGSEPIQPEDDDE; this is translated from the coding sequence GTGCGCCAGCTCTTCGATGAACTGAAGATCAGCCTTGCGACGACCGACCAGATTCGGTCCTGGTCGTATGGCGAGGTGAAGAAACCCGAGACGATCAACTACCGGACGCTGAAGCCCGAGAAAGACGGTCTGTTCGACGAACGGATCTTCGGGCCGACGAAGGACTGGGAGTGCTACTGCGGCAAGTACAAGCGGATCCGGTACAAGGGGATCGTGTGCGAGCGATGCGGGGTTGAGGTCACCCGTTCCAAGGTCCGGCGTGAGCGGATGGGCCACATCGAGCTCGCAGCCCCGGTGACGCACATCTGGTTCTTCAAAGGCGTGCCGAGTCGCCTCGGATACCTGCTCGACATGTCTCCGAAGGAACTCGAAAAGGTCATCTACTTCGCTGCGTATCTCGTGACCTACGTCGACGAGGAACGACGCCAGAAGGACCTTCCCGAGCTGGAAGAAACGATGCGTGCCGAACTCGAGGTGATCAGCGAAGAACTCGAAGAGTGGCAAGCCGCGCGTCTCGAGCGTCTGGAGGAAGAGCTCTCCCAGATGGAGGAGGGCGGAGCGAAAGCCCAGGAGATCAGTGCGCGACGCCGCGAGGGCGAGAAGGAGATCAAGGAACGCGCAGAGCGTGCAGCCCGCGAATCCGAGCTCGTCGAAGAGGCCTTCGACACCTTCCGTTCGATGGGGCCCAAGACCCTCGTCGAGTCGGAACCGCTCTGGCGACAAATCGTCGAGCGGTACGACTCGTACTACGTCGGCGGGATGGGAGCCGAGGCGATCAAGGACCTGCTGGGCCGGGTCGACCTCGACGCCGAGATGGAGAGGCTCATCTCCGATCTCGATGCCCGCTCCGCACAGCGCAGACATCGGGCGACGCAGCGAATGAAGGTCGTCAAGCCCTTCTACGAGGGTAAGAACGATCCGACGGCGATGATCCTGGAAGCGGTTCCGGTGATCCCACCCGAGCTGCGGCCGATGGTGCAGCTCGATGGTGGTCGGTTCGCGACCAGCGATCTGAACGATCTCTACCGCCGTGTCATCAACCGCAACAACCGTCTCAAGCGACTCCTCGACCTGGGGGCCCCAGAGATCATCATCAACAACGAGAAACGGATGTTGCAGGAAGCAGTCGATGCCCTCTTCGACAACGGCCGTCGGGGCCGTGCCGTGACCGGGCCGGGCAACCGTGCGCTCAAGTCGCTGTCGGACATGCTGAAGGGCAAGCAGGGCCGGTTCCGCCAGAACCTGCTCGGCAAGCGCGTCGACTATTCGGCCCGCTCGGTGATCGTCGTCGGGCCTTCGCTGAAACTCCACCAGTGCGGGCTCCCGAAAGTCATGGCGCTCGAACTGTTCAAGCCCTTCGTGATGAAGAAACTCGTCGATCAGGATCTCGCACAGAACATCAAGTCGGCCAAGCGGATGGTCGAGCGTCATCGGCCGCAGGTGTGGGACGTGCTCGCCGACGTGATCCAGGAGCACCCCGTGTTCCTGAACCGCGCACCGACGTTGCACCGTCTCGGCATCCAGGCGTTCGAACCCGTTCTCGTCGAGGGCAAGGCCATTCAGATTCACCCGCTGGTTTGTGAGGCGTTCAACGCCGACTTCGATGGTGACCAGATGGCCGTTCACCTGCCGTTGTCTGCAGAGGCGCAGGCCGAAGCGCGCGTGCTCATGCTCTCCGCGAACAACGTGCTCTCGCCGGCGAGCGGGCGACCGATCGTCACCCCGAGCCAGGACATGGTCATCGGTGTCTACTACCTGTCCGAGATCGTCGAAGACGAAAAAGGGGCAGGATCGATCTTCAGCAACGTCGACGAGGCAGTGATGGCCTATGAGTCGGGCCAGGTGTCCCTCCACGCACCGGTGAAGATTCGGGTCGGCGAGATCGCCGGTTCCCCGGAGATGCACGACCTGCTCAAGGGTTCGTTGGGCTCGCTGCTCACCGAAGAGCCCGTCGACGGATCTCGACGGCTGGACACGACCGTTGGCCGCGCGATCTTGAACGGAGTATTCCCGCTCAACTTCCCATATGTGGATGCCGTCGTGATGAAGTCCGACCTTCGACGCCTGATCGAGGAGATCATCGCCAACTACAAGAAGAACGAGGTGCAGAAGTTCCTCGACGGGATCAAGGACCTCGGCTTCCACTACTCGACTCGTGCGGGACTGACGATCGGTCTCGGTGATGTGAAGACGCCTCCGGAGAAGGGGAAGATCATCGCCAAGTATGAGAAGGTCGCCGAGAAGGTTCAGCAACAGTTCCTCAAGGGAGTGATCACCGACGACGAGCGGCGCCAGGAATTGATCGAGATCTGGATGAGAGCCACCGACGAGGTCAAGGATGCCATGGAGGTGACTCTGAAGTCGGAGAAATTCAACCCGATCGACATGATGATTCGCTCCGGCGCTCGCGGCAACGTCATGCAGGCCCGGCAGATTGCAGGGATGCGTGGCCTGGTGGCCAATCCGAAGGGCGACATCATTCCCCGTCCGATCATCTCGAACTTCCGGGAGGGCCTTTCCGTGCTCGAGTACTTCATCTCGACTCACGGGGCTCGCAAAGGCCTCGCGGACACGGCGTTGCGGACCGCCGACTCTGGCTACCTGACTCGGCGGCTCGTCGATGTGAGCCAGGAAGTCATCGTCAGCGAACAAGACTGCCAATCCGACCGCGGGATCGTCCTTCCCGTCCGCGACGAGTACGACCGCCCGATTCGGAACGCTCACACCAGCCTGTTCAGCAGGACACTCGCCGAAGACGTCAAAGTCGGACGGAAGCTGGTCGAGACCGACCACGGTGTCAAACTGCGTGCCGGCACGATCATCGGGCGGCCGGAGATCCTTGCTCTCTCGAATGCAGTCGAGGTGAAGAAAGTCAAGGTTCGATCCGTGCTGACCTGTGCTTCGGAGTACGGCGTGTGCGGCACCTGCTACGGGATGAGCCTTGCCACAGGTCGACCGGTCGAACTCGGCGAGGCAGTAGGGATCATGGGAGCCCAGTCGATCGGTGAGCCGGGAACACAGCTGACGATGCGGACTTTCCACACCGGCGGTGTCGCCGGTGCGGACATTACCCACGGTCTTCCCCGGGTCGTGGAGCTGTTTGAAGCTCGCACACCCAAGGGCAAGGCGGTGCTCGCCGAAGTCGGTGGCGTCGTCCATGTCGAGGAAGACGAGGAAGGTCGTCGGGTCATCGTCGACGGTCCTGAAGGTGAGGCCACCTACGCGATTTCACGTCGAGCCCGACTGCTCGTTCAGGAGGGCTTCGAGATCGAGCCGGGCACGCCGCTCACGCAAGGGTCGCTCGACCCGAAGGAGGTTCTCGAGATCTCCGGTGTGCGTACCGCCCAGAAGTACCTCGTCGATCAGGTTCAGAACGTGTACCGGTCCCAGGGTGTGGACATTCACGACAAGCACATCGAGTTGATCGTGCGCCAGATGCTGCGTCGAATCCGTGTCGTGAGTGTGAACGAGTCATCGTTCCTTCCGGCGGAACTGGTTGATGAGCGCCGTTTCCGTGATGCCAACCGGGCACTCGTCAGTGAAGGCAAGACGCCTGCGGAAGGCCGCGCGGAACTGATGGGGATCACCAAGGCTTCCCTGGCGACGGACTCGTGGTTGTCGGCGGCTTCGTTCCAGGAGACCACTCGAGTGCTGACCGAGGCATCGATCTCCGCCAAGTCCGACCACATGCGCGGTCTGAAGGAGAACGTGATCATCGGGAAGCTGATCCCTGCGGGGACTGGATCGAAGCTCTACCAATCGATCGAGCCGGTACTTCCCGACGCGGCACCGATGTCGGCGCTGGGGTTGTTCGGAGAGCCGGTCCCCTCGACGAGCGAAGAGGATATGCTGCCGGCAGATCCGGCAGAGTGGTTGGCATCGCTCGGCGGATCCGAACCCATCCAACCCGAAGACGACGACGAATGA
- the livF_1 gene encoding high-affinity branched-chain amino acid transport ATP-binding protein LivF, which yields MSMLDVRSVTSGYGELQILWGLDLVVEKGRLTALVGSNGAGKTTLLRTIMGQITPWEGTVTFEGLDVSRLPAHAKAELGMIMVPEGRQLFSDMTVRENLEMGATPKRARARMDANLTRVFALFPRLEERSKQSAGTMSGGEQQMLAVARGIMAEPKILMIDELSLGLAPVLTLELFHSLQQLQREGLTILLVEQNVRMALKVSEYAFVMSEGKVDFHGTSAEIEQNEAVKQAYLGI from the coding sequence ATGAGCATGCTCGACGTCCGTAGCGTCACCTCCGGCTACGGAGAACTGCAGATCCTCTGGGGCTTGGACCTCGTCGTGGAAAAGGGCAGGCTCACGGCGTTGGTGGGTTCCAACGGCGCAGGGAAAACGACGCTGCTCCGCACAATCATGGGTCAGATCACCCCATGGGAAGGAACCGTGACGTTTGAGGGCCTGGACGTCAGCCGATTACCGGCACATGCCAAGGCGGAACTCGGCATGATCATGGTGCCGGAAGGGCGTCAACTCTTCAGTGACATGACCGTTCGTGAGAACCTCGAGATGGGCGCGACGCCGAAACGGGCACGTGCCCGCATGGACGCCAATCTGACCAGGGTATTCGCGCTGTTCCCACGACTCGAAGAACGGTCCAAGCAGAGCGCCGGAACCATGAGCGGCGGCGAACAGCAGATGCTCGCCGTGGCTCGCGGGATCATGGCGGAACCGAAGATCCTCATGATCGACGAACTGTCCCTCGGTCTCGCACCCGTGCTCACCCTCGAGCTGTTCCATTCCCTTCAGCAACTCCAGCGGGAAGGCTTGACGATTCTGCTCGTCGAACAGAACGTCCGCATGGCTCTCAAAGTCAGCGAGTACGCCTTCGTCATGAGCGAAGGGAAAGTGGACTTCCACGGGACGTCTGCAGAGATCGAACAGAACGAAGCCGTCAAACAAGCGTATCTCGGGATTTGA
- the lptB_1 gene encoding lipopolysaccharide export system ATP-binding protein LptB gives MILQVQNVTKQFGGLTAVDDVSFSLEGGEILGLIGPNGAGKTTLFNCINGVFSPTHGNIIFRGMDITGRRTYRIAHLGLSRTHQIVRPLNELTVRQNVIVGACYGKDDLSIRAAGEVADEVMEFVHLHERSEMLAGSLNVAQKKRLEMARALAARPHLLLLDEVLAGLNQTEVHGMLATIRQIRDQGVTIIMIEHIMHAIMNLSDRIIVLNYGGMIADGTPSEVSENEQVIEAYLGNPELAAQILEEGRS, from the coding sequence ATGATTCTGCAGGTCCAAAACGTCACGAAGCAGTTCGGCGGACTCACCGCCGTCGACGATGTGAGTTTCTCACTCGAAGGTGGTGAGATCCTCGGATTGATCGGCCCGAACGGAGCGGGCAAGACGACCTTGTTCAACTGCATCAACGGCGTCTTTTCCCCGACCCACGGCAACATCATTTTTCGGGGAATGGACATCACCGGCAGGCGGACCTACCGCATCGCCCATCTGGGGTTGTCCCGAACGCATCAGATCGTCCGTCCCCTGAACGAACTGACGGTTCGCCAGAACGTGATCGTCGGCGCCTGCTACGGCAAGGACGACCTCTCGATCAGAGCTGCCGGTGAGGTGGCCGACGAGGTGATGGAGTTCGTGCATCTTCACGAACGCTCCGAGATGCTTGCAGGCAGTCTGAACGTAGCGCAGAAGAAGCGACTCGAGATGGCTCGAGCGCTCGCAGCGAGGCCACATCTGCTGCTGCTCGACGAAGTGCTGGCGGGACTCAACCAGACGGAAGTCCACGGCATGCTCGCCACCATCCGCCAGATCAGGGACCAGGGTGTCACGATCATCATGATCGAGCACATCATGCACGCCATCATGAACCTCTCGGACCGGATCATCGTCCTCAACTACGGAGGGATGATCGCGGATGGGACTCCATCGGAAGTCTCTGAGAACGAGCAGGTCATCGAGGCATACCTCGGTAATCCCGAGCTCGCAGCCCAGATCCTCGAAGAGGGGAGGTCGTGA
- a CDS encoding leucine/isoleucine/valine transporter permease subunit, whose amino-acid sequence MKRIPGLILTLAIVVILALIPAVSGKASTRESMSTILMAIALASSLNILLGYTGYVSFGHIVFFGLGGYVGFYTVSQLGWNLWLSVLAGGAAAGLLALGLGKSILHLRGAYFALATIGVNEALRALVNNFKPFGGPVGMDLKFSVYKEYGGATTALWTVYWAVAAVTVMVIVVSYVVKRSKFGLGLLAIREDEDAAEVMGVNAPNAKTWSYVLSAIFPGLIGVLFFFKNGNIEPGDAFRLQQSIELIVMVMLGGFGTVIGPVLGAGVYQQLRRSLLTSPVFKNVQLAVAGLLLLLIILFIPGGAIGWLRKRFPRLRKVLE is encoded by the coding sequence ATGAAACGGATCCCAGGGCTCATTCTCACTCTCGCCATCGTGGTGATCCTCGCCCTCATACCGGCCGTGTCCGGGAAGGCGAGCACACGAGAATCCATGTCCACGATCCTCATGGCAATCGCTCTCGCCTCGAGTCTCAACATCCTGCTCGGTTACACCGGCTATGTATCGTTCGGCCACATCGTGTTCTTCGGCCTGGGCGGCTACGTCGGCTTTTACACGGTCAGCCAGCTGGGCTGGAACCTGTGGCTCTCCGTGCTGGCCGGCGGAGCGGCTGCCGGCCTGCTCGCCCTCGGACTCGGCAAGTCGATCCTCCATCTGCGAGGTGCCTACTTCGCCCTGGCAACCATCGGGGTCAACGAGGCCTTGCGGGCACTTGTCAACAACTTCAAACCCTTCGGCGGGCCGGTGGGAATGGACCTGAAGTTCTCGGTCTACAAGGAGTACGGAGGCGCGACGACCGCGCTGTGGACCGTCTATTGGGCTGTTGCGGCCGTCACCGTCATGGTCATCGTGGTCTCGTACGTGGTCAAGCGCTCCAAGTTCGGACTGGGTCTGCTGGCGATACGAGAGGACGAAGATGCAGCGGAGGTCATGGGGGTCAACGCTCCGAACGCGAAGACGTGGTCCTATGTGCTGTCTGCGATCTTCCCCGGTCTCATCGGTGTGCTGTTCTTCTTCAAGAACGGCAACATCGAGCCCGGCGATGCCTTCCGGCTCCAGCAGTCCATCGAACTGATCGTCATGGTCATGCTCGGAGGTTTCGGAACGGTGATCGGGCCGGTGCTCGGGGCCGGTGTCTACCAGCAACTCCGCAGGTCCCTACTCACAAGCCCCGTTTTCAAGAATGTGCAGCTCGCCGTGGCCGGCCTCTTGCTCCTGCTGATCATCTTGTTCATCCCGGGTGGAGCCATCGGTTGGTTGCGCAAACGCTTTCCCCGTCTGCGGAAGGTGCTCGAATGA
- the livH_1 gene encoding high-affinity branched-chain amino acid transport system permease protein LivH — translation MSLDMLVASSFDGLLMGFVYGIAAMGLTLIWGVMDVINLAHGPLIAIGMFGVYEIFTYLGLNPFLALVVVAIVGLAFGFLVYFVAVHRVIDAPPLSSLLSTFSVNMMIIGIGTAILSTTSYNVEYSLGSVSAGPITVTGTSLSAAAVAILVTFLLYWFMYRTRHGKYIRAVANNRQAAELMGIPSTQILALTFGIGTMLAMIAGGLIATILPINILGGGIYELKSFVIVVLGGLGNPLGALVGGLILGLIEGIVPVFMKTTWVPVLEFVLFILILVVMPQGLFGKKKS, via the coding sequence ATGAGCCTGGATATGCTCGTCGCGTCATCGTTCGACGGTCTGCTGATGGGATTCGTCTACGGCATAGCCGCGATGGGTCTCACGCTGATCTGGGGGGTGATGGACGTCATCAACCTGGCCCACGGACCGTTGATCGCGATCGGGATGTTCGGCGTCTATGAGATCTTCACTTACTTGGGATTGAATCCGTTCCTCGCCCTGGTCGTCGTCGCCATCGTCGGCCTCGCGTTTGGATTCCTCGTCTATTTCGTCGCCGTTCATCGGGTAATCGACGCGCCGCCCCTGTCGAGTCTCCTGTCGACGTTCTCGGTCAACATGATGATCATCGGAATCGGCACGGCGATCCTTTCGACAACGTCCTACAACGTCGAATACTCGCTTGGAAGTGTGAGTGCCGGACCGATCACGGTCACCGGCACCAGCCTCTCGGCGGCGGCGGTGGCGATCCTGGTGACGTTCCTGCTCTACTGGTTCATGTATCGCACTCGCCACGGCAAGTACATCAGGGCAGTCGCCAACAATCGGCAGGCAGCCGAGTTGATGGGCATCCCTTCGACCCAAATCCTGGCGCTCACCTTCGGCATCGGCACGATGCTCGCCATGATCGCGGGTGGGCTCATTGCGACGATCCTGCCGATCAACATCCTTGGAGGTGGGATCTACGAGTTGAAGAGCTTCGTGATCGTCGTGCTCGGAGGACTCGGCAATCCTCTCGGCGCCCTGGTCGGAGGCTTGATCCTCGGTCTCATCGAAGGCATCGTCCCCGTCTTCATGAAGACGACGTGGGTTCCGGTGCTCGAGTTCGTGCTCTTCATCCTGATTCTGGTCGTCATGCCGCAAGGCCTGTTCGGGAAGAAGAAGTCATGA
- the braC_1 gene encoding leucine-, isoleucine-, valine-, threonine-, and alanine-binding protein precursor produces MKPIQLWSALVLVLALVLGACASGSTTTTAATETTAATETTAATETTAATGTPEPRVVTIGFTASVTGKYNTSSTRQVDGLQLWMDDVNNAGGITLGDGTVITFAAVTYDDESNKDRVQELYTKLATDDDADFLISPYSSGLTAASAVIAEQYGKVMITTGAASDSVYTQGYTSVYQVYTPSSRYLTSSVDLLTSLDPSAKKIAFVYENSKFSTGVVEAAKKYAEDNGFDVVLFEGYDPETTDFNPFINKIQAAAPDAILGGGHFQDGSAFARQLYEKKVPVKFVSLLVAPPEPTFAELGDAALGIAGPSQWEPAVKFTEASATAAGADWIGLSSADFVSEYKAAYGEEPSYHSAGGYAAGLLLQYAIQKADSLDNDAIKAALDATNLVTFFGPLRFDTTADSHGLQIAHDMVVVQWQKSGDQLVKQIVWPKAGATADAVYPLAR; encoded by the coding sequence GTGAAACCCATTCAACTCTGGTCGGCACTGGTATTGGTGCTGGCACTCGTGCTCGGCGCTTGCGCGTCCGGCAGCACCACGACAACGGCGGCAACCGAGACAACGGCCGCGACCGAGACAACGGCCGCGACCGAGACAACGGCGGCAACCGGAACGCCCGAGCCCAGGGTCGTCACGATCGGATTCACGGCTTCGGTGACGGGTAAGTACAACACGTCTTCGACCCGCCAGGTGGACGGTCTCCAGCTGTGGATGGACGATGTGAACAACGCCGGGGGCATCACACTCGGCGACGGCACCGTCATCACGTTCGCGGCGGTGACCTACGACGACGAGTCCAACAAGGACCGTGTCCAGGAGCTCTACACGAAGCTCGCAACCGACGACGATGCAGACTTCCTCATTTCCCCATATTCGAGTGGTCTGACGGCGGCGTCTGCCGTCATCGCCGAGCAGTACGGCAAGGTCATGATCACCACCGGCGCTGCGTCGGACTCCGTCTACACACAGGGTTACACCTCGGTCTACCAGGTGTACACCCCCTCCAGTCGCTACCTGACCAGCTCCGTAGACCTGCTGACGAGCCTCGATCCGAGCGCCAAGAAGATCGCTTTCGTCTACGAGAACTCGAAGTTCTCGACCGGTGTCGTCGAAGCCGCCAAGAAGTACGCCGAGGACAACGGCTTTGATGTCGTCCTTTTCGAGGGCTATGACCCTGAGACAACCGACTTCAACCCGTTCATCAACAAGATCCAGGCGGCGGCTCCGGACGCGATCCTCGGCGGAGGCCACTTCCAAGATGGCAGTGCATTCGCCCGCCAGCTCTATGAGAAGAAAGTCCCGGTGAAATTCGTGTCCCTGCTGGTTGCGCCGCCTGAGCCGACGTTCGCAGAGCTCGGCGACGCCGCCCTTGGCATCGCCGGCCCCAGCCAGTGGGAACCGGCCGTCAAATTCACGGAAGCGTCCGCGACCGCGGCAGGTGCAGACTGGATCGGCCTCTCCAGCGCCGACTTCGTTTCCGAATACAAAGCTGCGTATGGCGAGGAGCCCTCGTACCACTCCGCCGGTGGTTACGCGGCAGGCCTTTTGCTCCAGTACGCAATCCAGAAAGCGGACTCACTCGACAACGATGCGATCAAGGCTGCGCTCGACGCAACGAACCTGGTGACCTTCTTCGGTCCGCTCAGGTTCGACACGACCGCCGACTCCCACGGCCTCCAGATCGCCCACGACATGGTCGTCGTCCAGTGGCAGAAGTCCGGTGACCAGCTCGTGAAGCAGATCGTCTGGCCAAAGGCCGGTGCGACTGCAGACGCCGTGTACCCACTCGCACGGTGA
- a CDS encoding branched-chain amino acid transport system /permease component, whose product MEAVLASIVAASAPLVFAVVGETITEKAGVVNLSLDGSIMLSAMAGFAVAFTTGSTTLGFAAAAIVGILVALVIAYASITLTLNQVAVGFVMFALTRDLSTFLGNPYVHQPLAGVPHLPIPGLASIPFIGPVLFQQDLMVYSSIVLIFVTYWFIFRTRPGLKLQAVGERPEGAHSRGIPVNRLRYLYTAVGGAFVGIAGAAFSLDVKLGWSFQHTLNFGWIALAIVIFGGWHPYRAALGAYLFGALQIVAIQLQPVFPTVSQILPSLPFPIMILTLLIVYTDWLKELANRFPALREFLASEPPSAGGTRFEPE is encoded by the coding sequence ATGGAAGCCGTCCTTGCATCGATCGTCGCTGCATCGGCTCCGTTGGTCTTCGCCGTCGTTGGCGAGACCATCACCGAGAAGGCAGGAGTCGTCAACCTCTCCCTCGACGGAAGCATCATGCTCTCGGCGATGGCCGGTTTCGCCGTCGCCTTCACCACCGGAAGCACGACACTCGGCTTCGCTGCTGCCGCCATCGTCGGGATTCTCGTGGCGTTGGTGATCGCCTACGCCAGCATCACGCTGACTCTGAACCAGGTGGCCGTCGGTTTCGTGATGTTCGCCTTGACACGGGACCTCTCCACCTTCCTCGGCAATCCGTACGTGCACCAGCCTCTGGCGGGTGTGCCACATCTGCCCATCCCGGGGCTTGCCTCGATCCCCTTCATCGGACCTGTCCTCTTCCAGCAGGATCTCATGGTCTACTCCAGCATCGTGCTCATCTTCGTCACCTACTGGTTCATCTTCCGGACGCGGCCCGGGCTGAAGCTCCAAGCCGTCGGCGAGCGCCCCGAAGGTGCACATTCCAGGGGTATCCCGGTCAACCGCCTTCGCTACCTGTACACGGCTGTCGGAGGCGCTTTCGTCGGCATCGCGGGCGCCGCCTTCTCTCTGGACGTGAAGCTCGGCTGGTCGTTCCAGCACACGCTCAACTTCGGGTGGATCGCCCTCGCAATCGTGATCTTCGGAGGCTGGCATCCGTACAGAGCGGCGCTCGGCGCCTACCTCTTCGGCGCCCTGCAGATCGTCGCAATCCAGCTGCAGCCGGTGTTCCCCACCGTCTCCCAGATCCTCCCGAGCCTGCCGTTCCCGATCATGATCCTGACGCTGCTGATCGTCTACACGGACTGGCTCAAGGAACTCGCCAACCGATTCCCGGCGCTGCGTGAGTTCCTCGCGAGCGAACCACCCTCCGCCGGCGGGACGCGTTTCGAGCCGGAGTAG
- a CDS encoding D-allose transporter subunit, which translates to MNWSRRFGSAALAIVAALLVAAGLMLLVNAPPLEAFNLLAKGSVGSTRKLSDTLMAWIPLVLTSAGLVVTYTAGLWNIGVEGQVIAGAIAASYVARTVDGPVWVLIVLTMVAGAFGGMIWALFAGALKVYGRVNEIFGGLGLTFVGQALATYLIIGPWKRAGIASTSGTNPFPERAWLPTIAGSRLSLVAVGVAVLAVVLVYLLLRGTRYGLRIKAVGRNPKSAYLLGIPTNRYMLSAFAIGGGLAGLAGTVQVTGFFHKLVPAVSGGYGYLGILVALLVSLSALWVPPVAFFFAMISVGSTQLQLRLNLDSSLGGVLQGILVLFAMLAQGLQVRRGKRIESAAQTSAAGEN; encoded by the coding sequence ATGAACTGGTCACGCAGGTTCGGTTCTGCGGCCCTGGCGATCGTTGCCGCCCTCCTCGTTGCGGCCGGCCTGATGCTGCTCGTCAACGCTCCCCCGCTGGAGGCTTTCAACCTTCTCGCGAAGGGGTCCGTCGGAAGCACGCGCAAGCTCTCCGACACGCTCATGGCCTGGATCCCCCTCGTGCTCACGTCTGCCGGTCTCGTCGTCACCTACACCGCGGGGCTCTGGAATATCGGTGTGGAGGGGCAGGTGATCGCCGGAGCCATCGCCGCAAGCTATGTGGCTCGTACGGTCGACGGGCCGGTCTGGGTGCTCATCGTTCTCACCATGGTCGCCGGAGCGTTTGGAGGGATGATCTGGGCCCTCTTCGCGGGTGCACTCAAGGTGTACGGACGAGTCAACGAGATCTTCGGGGGACTGGGGCTCACCTTCGTTGGACAGGCGCTGGCCACCTACCTGATCATCGGCCCCTGGAAGCGCGCCGGCATCGCCTCGACGAGCGGCACGAACCCGTTCCCGGAACGTGCCTGGCTGCCGACAATCGCGGGATCTCGACTGTCACTCGTCGCCGTCGGTGTCGCCGTTCTGGCCGTCGTGCTCGTCTACCTCCTCTTGCGAGGGACACGCTACGGACTTCGGATCAAGGCGGTCGGCCGGAATCCGAAGAGCGCCTATCTGCTCGGCATCCCGACCAACCGTTACATGCTGTCGGCGTTCGCCATCGGTGGCGGGCTTGCAGGACTCGCAGGAACGGTCCAGGTCACGGGATTCTTCCACAAGCTCGTGCCCGCCGTGTCGGGCGGCTACGGCTACCTCGGCATCCTCGTTGCCCTTCTCGTGAGTCTCAGCGCCCTCTGGGTGCCTCCCGTCGCCTTCTTCTTTGCGATGATCTCCGTTGGCAGTACCCAGCTACAGCTCCGGCTGAACCTGGACTCGTCACTCGGTGGTGTGCTCCAGGGGATCCTCGTGCTCTTCGCCATGCTCGCGCAGGGCCTCCAGGTCCGGCGTGGAAAGCGAATCGAGTCCGCGGCCCAGACATCGGCGGCGGGGGAAAACTGA